Proteins encoded within one genomic window of Bremerella alba:
- a CDS encoding DUF1559 domain-containing protein yields the protein MKNVNRGFTLVELLVVIAIIGVLIALLLPAVQQAREAARRMTCSNHLKQIGLAMHNYHDTFQSLPPGGLWAHDMPWATSAPASPNPARGGAFTCLLPFIEQATLHNQIDFASSASVHDQWADGPANTVRVREVIIDAYQCPSDTHGGLIPGTTNAAHNYSANYGPSGVSSAGNPNCSCAQGAAFNGFKVDNQHNQDNPAGPFTRGGNRYCGKFSETTDGLSNTIYFGEVRSDCSTHARNGWANSNNGSGLVSTLIPINTDTCYDSADAPGGDTCYAKCNWNLEFGFRSMHPGGAQFVHGDGSVAFRAETIDHDAYQRLGQRDDGQPVNLN from the coding sequence TCATTGGCGTGCTGATTGCTCTTCTTCTACCTGCCGTTCAGCAAGCCCGTGAGGCGGCTCGGCGGATGACGTGCAGCAATCATTTGAAGCAGATTGGTTTGGCGATGCACAATTATCACGACACGTTTCAGTCGCTACCTCCTGGTGGACTGTGGGCGCACGATATGCCGTGGGCGACGTCAGCGCCTGCCTCCCCGAATCCTGCCCGCGGAGGTGCGTTTACCTGCCTGCTGCCGTTTATCGAACAGGCTACGCTTCACAACCAAATTGACTTCGCAAGCAGCGCCAGTGTTCACGATCAGTGGGCTGATGGACCTGCGAATACGGTTCGCGTGCGTGAGGTCATCATCGATGCTTACCAGTGCCCCAGCGATACCCACGGAGGGCTCATCCCCGGTACGACGAATGCTGCCCATAACTACTCTGCGAATTACGGCCCGTCCGGTGTGAGTAGTGCCGGGAATCCAAATTGTTCGTGCGCTCAAGGTGCAGCGTTCAACGGCTTCAAGGTCGACAACCAGCATAACCAAGACAACCCTGCCGGCCCGTTCACCCGTGGCGGCAACCGATATTGTGGCAAGTTCAGCGAAACGACTGACGGACTATCGAACACTATTTACTTCGGCGAAGTTCGTTCCGATTGCTCGACTCATGCTCGCAACGGTTGGGCGAACTCTAACAACGGCAGCGGGCTCGTGTCGACGTTGATTCCGATCAATACCGATACTTGTTACGACTCGGCGGATGCCCCCGGCGGTGATACGTGCTACGCGAAGTGCAACTGGAATCTAGAGTTCGGGTTTCGCTCGATGCATCCCGGCGGCGCTCAGTTTGTCCATGGTGATGGCTCGGTCGCTTTTCGCGCCGAAACGATCGACCACGACGCCTACCAACGACTCGGCCAACGCGACGACGGCCAGCCGGTCAACTTGAACTAA
- a CDS encoding carboxypeptidase-like regulatory domain-containing protein, giving the protein MLKRNPALMLSIIFCLGTVLLGCSGSAMLPVEGTVMLDGEPLSGAAISFVPAEGGRPSSGHTDDQGHFTLASFTANDGVPPGEYKVTVVKLDARRQAQAAPAEEGSEEGEQLMGNIEQAVKFLTPMKYSSPATTDLRVDVTDGMKPVQIDLQSGK; this is encoded by the coding sequence ATGCTCAAGCGAAATCCTGCGCTGATGTTGTCGATCATCTTCTGCCTGGGCACGGTACTGCTGGGCTGCTCCGGCAGTGCCATGTTGCCGGTGGAAGGAACCGTAATGCTCGATGGCGAGCCTCTAAGCGGTGCCGCAATCAGTTTCGTTCCAGCAGAAGGAGGTCGTCCTTCCTCGGGGCATACGGACGATCAAGGTCACTTCACGTTGGCTTCGTTCACCGCCAACGATGGCGTGCCGCCTGGCGAATACAAAGTGACCGTCGTCAAACTGGATGCCCGACGACAAGCACAAGCGGCCCCAGCGGAAGAAGGTTCGGAAGAGGGTGAACAATTGATGGGCAACATCGAGCAAGCGGTCAAGTTCCTTACGCCCATGAAGTACTCGTCGCCTGCTACCACTGACCTGCGAGTTGATGTAACCGATGGGATGAAGCCGGTTCAGATTGATCTTCAATCGGGCAAGTAG
- a CDS encoding M28 family peptidase — translation MAFDPTPIRENLVQHVDRLAGLIGPRILAKPESISASIGYISSMWQAMGYEVREETYKSSDGSATNLVVEIPGTSADDVVVLGAHYDTVATTPGADDNASAVAVLLETSRLLKDVSPGKTLRFVSFACEEAPYMSLGSMGSQYHASQAKLRDEQIVMLCLEMVGYFRNEPGSQKVPETIPKFLHWLFPKRGNFLAAVGNLNSWQLSWAFRRGFKKASRLGLFSICLPEKIHEIRRSDNSSFWDQGYPALMLTDTSFLRNPHYHQPSDTPDTLDYDAMTQVTQGVASAIQKLARC, via the coding sequence ATGGCTTTCGATCCCACACCGATTCGAGAAAACCTAGTTCAACACGTCGATCGGCTGGCAGGCTTGATTGGCCCGCGGATACTCGCCAAGCCTGAGTCCATCAGCGCATCGATTGGCTATATCAGTTCGATGTGGCAGGCGATGGGCTACGAGGTTCGCGAAGAAACTTATAAGTCTTCCGATGGCTCGGCTACCAATCTGGTGGTCGAAATCCCCGGCACATCTGCCGACGACGTGGTCGTCTTGGGGGCCCACTACGACACGGTCGCCACCACGCCAGGCGCCGACGACAACGCTTCGGCCGTGGCCGTTTTGCTGGAAACGAGCCGATTACTGAAGGACGTCTCGCCCGGAAAAACGCTTCGCTTTGTCTCGTTTGCCTGTGAAGAGGCTCCCTACATGAGCTTAGGCTCGATGGGAAGTCAGTATCATGCTTCCCAGGCCAAGCTGCGCGACGAGCAGATCGTGATGCTTTGCTTGGAAATGGTGGGATACTTCCGTAATGAGCCTGGCTCGCAGAAGGTGCCGGAAACGATTCCCAAGTTTCTGCACTGGCTCTTTCCCAAACGAGGCAACTTCCTGGCGGCCGTCGGAAATTTGAATTCGTGGCAGCTCTCTTGGGCGTTTCGCCGAGGCTTTAAGAAGGCTTCGCGGCTGGGGCTCTTTTCAATCTGCTTGCCGGAAAAGATCCACGAGATTCGCCGGAGCGACAACAGTTCGTTTTGGGATCAAGGGTACCCGGCCCTGATGCTGACCGATACCAGCTTTCTGCGAAACCCACACTATCACCAGCCGAGCGATACGCCAGACACGCTCGACTACGACGCCATGACGCAGGTAACACAAGGAGTTGCCAGCGCGATACAAAAGCTGGCTCGCTGTTAA
- a CDS encoding DUF4259 domain-containing protein, with amino-acid sequence MGAWGHEIFDNDAACDWLDRLLLCDDLAWIETTLEQVNQADGFFYANEASAALAACETLAHLRGRPGLHEASLDELKTWVDRHRHLATDSLVPLAGQTLTRISSDDCELKLLWQQGDQYQLWVATVEDVGRRIV; translated from the coding sequence ATGGGTGCTTGGGGGCACGAGATATTCGACAACGATGCCGCGTGCGATTGGCTGGACCGCTTGTTGCTGTGCGACGATCTGGCATGGATCGAAACAACGCTTGAGCAGGTCAATCAGGCCGATGGTTTCTTCTATGCGAACGAAGCCAGTGCTGCTTTAGCGGCTTGTGAAACGCTTGCCCATCTACGAGGAAGGCCCGGCTTACACGAGGCCTCTCTCGACGAATTAAAGACGTGGGTTGACCGGCATAGGCATCTTGCGACGGATTCTTTAGTCCCCCTCGCCGGACAGACGCTTACGAGGATCAGTTCCGACGACTGCGAGTTGAAACTACTTTGGCAGCAAGGCGATCAGTACCAGCTATGGGTCGCAACGGTCGAAGACGTGGGGCGGCGTATCGTTTAA
- a CDS encoding sulfatase family protein, with protein sequence MIRPALFVAVAFASLSMSLSAIAAAPKPNVVILLADDLGYQDIGCYDGPVKTPAIDALAAGGVRFEAFYSGCAVCSPSRATLLTGRHHIRAGVYSWIHDESQRSHLLLRENTLAEVLKQEGYATAHIGKWHLGLPTEKYDKPTPDQHGFDYWFATWNNAQPSHKNPNNFIRNGKPVGKLEGYSCQLVADEAIDWLDHHRDAKKPFFLNVWFHEPHAPIAAPEEIVTTYGKKNDKAAIYSGTIDNTNLAIERLVAKLHEIDKPENTLIIYASDNGSYRDDRTGGLRGKKGVNWEGGIRVPGIFYWPGTIEAGQVVGNETPAGIVDILPTVCGLLGIEPPEGRHLDGSNLTPLLTPGAAKFVRHQPLYWHLQRSSPIVAIRDGRYSLVAERDYEMSTNNMFQEKWIPLIKNGAYTNYQLFDLLADPQQKHNLAKEKPELLTKLKGKLLGINDSIMADGADWHLAAEGK encoded by the coding sequence ATGATTCGCCCTGCCCTGTTCGTCGCCGTTGCGTTTGCATCGCTTTCAATGTCTTTATCAGCGATCGCGGCCGCCCCTAAGCCGAATGTTGTCATCTTGTTAGCCGACGACCTGGGGTATCAAGATATCGGGTGCTACGACGGTCCGGTAAAGACACCGGCGATCGATGCCCTAGCAGCCGGTGGCGTACGGTTCGAAGCGTTTTACTCTGGCTGCGCGGTTTGCTCGCCATCGCGAGCCACCCTTTTAACAGGCCGTCATCATATTCGGGCCGGCGTTTATAGCTGGATCCACGACGAGTCGCAGAGATCGCATTTGCTGCTTCGCGAGAACACCTTGGCCGAGGTGCTCAAGCAAGAGGGCTACGCCACGGCGCACATTGGTAAGTGGCATCTTGGTTTGCCGACCGAGAAATACGACAAGCCCACGCCAGATCAGCACGGTTTCGATTATTGGTTTGCCACATGGAATAACGCCCAGCCTAGCCATAAGAATCCGAACAACTTCATTCGCAACGGGAAGCCGGTCGGCAAGTTGGAAGGTTACTCGTGTCAGTTGGTCGCCGACGAAGCAATCGACTGGCTCGACCACCACCGCGACGCAAAGAAGCCATTCTTTCTCAACGTATGGTTCCACGAGCCCCACGCACCGATCGCCGCACCGGAAGAGATCGTTACCACGTATGGCAAAAAGAACGACAAAGCAGCGATCTACTCCGGCACCATCGACAACACAAATCTCGCCATCGAACGTCTGGTGGCCAAGCTGCATGAAATTGATAAGCCGGAGAATACGCTGATCATCTACGCCTCAGACAACGGCAGCTATCGTGACGATCGCACCGGAGGGCTGCGAGGCAAGAAGGGAGTGAACTGGGAAGGTGGAATTCGCGTGCCGGGGATTTTCTACTGGCCAGGGACCATTGAAGCAGGCCAGGTAGTCGGCAACGAAACACCTGCCGGGATTGTCGATATCTTGCCCACTGTCTGCGGTTTGCTGGGCATAGAACCTCCTGAGGGACGCCACCTGGACGGGAGCAATCTAACACCGCTGCTAACGCCAGGTGCGGCGAAGTTTGTCCGACACCAACCTCTTTACTGGCATCTGCAAAGGTCGAGCCCGATCGTTGCCATCCGAGATGGTCGATATAGCCTGGTTGCCGAGCGTGATTACGAGATGAGCACCAATAATATGTTTCAAGAAAAGTGGATTCCTCTTATTAAGAACGGAGCTTATACCAACTATCAGTTGTTTGACCTTCTAGCAGATCCGCAGCAGAAGCACAATTTGGCGAAGGAAAAGCCTGAATTGCTAACAAAGCTCAAGGGCAAGCTCCTGGGGATTAACGATAGCATCATGGCCGATGGTGCCGATTGGCATCTGGCCGCTGAAGGAAAGTAA
- a CDS encoding PQQ-dependent sugar dehydrogenase — protein sequence MPSFKLICLLLCLGAAFTSTRVLSAEEPPYDPSRLEVTTLVTQLKQPMELAVAPDGRVFYIEIKGQLKVYDPTTRQTELVGEVEVTTAQENGLIGLALDPSFAENHWVYLQYSPPEFPGQHVSRFTLVDGKLDMGSEKILLQYEEQRLQCCHHAGSLEFGPDGCLFIGTGDNTHPHGDSHGYAPIDERDDKFPWDAQKSSANTKSYNGKVLRIRPLADGTYEVPDGNLFSKDGSQGHPEIYVMGCRNPWRISVDQKTGYLYWGEVGPDAGNDGPRGPRGYDEINQAKQAGNFGWPYFIADNQAYHDVDFTNEKIGAKFDPAQPVNDSPNNTGIRELPPATEAFIYYPAAAFEKFPEVGSGGRTACAGPTYDFDAANPSTTKFPPHFSRCLFVYEWSRHWILAVHLTAESEIASIEPFMPNHKFTRPVDMQFGPDGALYMLEYGETWGVNDDAKLVRIDYVRGNRPPTAIASAENNTGKQPLAVKLSSSGTLDKDGQELSYAWNAYRAGAEKPTPRLLSTEANPEITFDESGVYNVELTVTDPSGAEAVASVPVIVGNARPSVTFLAPQDGDFFDSLAAIGYRLKVNDIEDGTSDFEEADQTGALEIDLEAPRRTAVNMTLGTGSIPRGPGGEVTDNDPIGLRLMKKSDCFNCHAVDGLRVGPPLVKIAEKYRGNDQALEASVKRVREGSAGVWGKVPMLPHSQHSTEEIRDMVAWVFSLEKDNAVRVFDGFVGNIELTDAEVEKAGYVQLEASYQDLGAGEIPPLVGTAKVFLRQRKIEAEAADEIAGPRPLGGHTASGGKFLGAINHNHFARFDQIPLDRVGSLTFRVTSAGSGGRIEARLDALDGPVIASAPVEVNGSWDGFHDVSSPIEPQSGRHDIYIVFLNEDQQGGLMNLDSVTFAPNTQ from the coding sequence ATGCCTTCTTTCAAGTTGATTTGTTTGCTGTTGTGTCTAGGCGCCGCGTTCACTTCCACCAGGGTGCTTTCTGCGGAAGAGCCGCCCTATGATCCCTCGCGATTGGAAGTCACCACGCTTGTCACTCAACTCAAGCAGCCAATGGAACTGGCCGTGGCCCCGGATGGACGAGTCTTCTATATCGAGATCAAAGGGCAACTGAAGGTCTACGATCCCACCACGCGTCAAACGGAACTTGTCGGCGAAGTCGAAGTCACCACCGCTCAAGAGAACGGTTTAATCGGCCTGGCGCTCGATCCTAGCTTCGCAGAGAACCACTGGGTTTATTTGCAGTACTCTCCACCAGAGTTCCCAGGGCAACATGTGAGTCGTTTCACGTTGGTTGATGGCAAGCTCGACATGGGCAGCGAAAAGATCCTGCTTCAATACGAAGAGCAGCGCCTGCAATGTTGCCACCACGCTGGCTCGCTTGAGTTCGGCCCAGATGGATGCCTATTTATCGGCACCGGCGACAACACCCATCCGCACGGCGATTCGCACGGCTACGCACCGATCGACGAGCGTGACGATAAGTTCCCCTGGGATGCCCAGAAGTCTTCGGCGAACACCAAAAGCTACAACGGCAAAGTGCTGCGAATTCGCCCCTTGGCCGACGGTACGTATGAAGTCCCTGATGGCAATCTGTTTTCTAAAGATGGCTCGCAGGGGCATCCCGAAATCTACGTGATGGGTTGCCGCAATCCGTGGCGTATCAGCGTCGACCAAAAGACCGGCTATCTGTACTGGGGTGAAGTGGGTCCCGATGCCGGGAACGATGGCCCGCGTGGTCCGCGCGGTTACGACGAAATCAACCAGGCCAAGCAAGCCGGTAACTTCGGTTGGCCTTACTTCATCGCCGACAATCAGGCCTACCATGATGTCGACTTTACCAACGAAAAAATTGGTGCGAAATTCGACCCGGCCCAGCCTGTGAACGATTCTCCTAACAATACCGGCATTCGCGAGCTACCCCCGGCCACCGAAGCATTTATCTATTACCCTGCCGCGGCATTCGAGAAGTTCCCAGAGGTTGGCTCAGGCGGGCGAACCGCTTGTGCCGGCCCCACGTACGACTTCGATGCGGCCAACCCCAGCACGACCAAGTTCCCACCACATTTCAGCCGCTGCCTGTTTGTTTACGAATGGTCTCGTCACTGGATCCTGGCCGTTCATCTGACGGCAGAATCCGAGATCGCGTCGATCGAACCCTTCATGCCCAATCACAAGTTCACCCGTCCGGTCGATATGCAATTTGGCCCGGACGGGGCACTGTACATGCTGGAGTATGGCGAGACGTGGGGCGTCAACGATGACGCCAAGCTGGTCCGCATCGACTACGTGCGCGGCAATCGGCCTCCCACGGCGATCGCTTCCGCCGAAAACAATACCGGCAAACAGCCGCTGGCGGTTAAGCTTTCCAGCAGCGGCACGCTTGATAAGGATGGCCAGGAGCTTAGCTACGCCTGGAATGCCTACCGTGCCGGCGCAGAAAAGCCAACGCCAAGGCTCCTTTCGACCGAAGCGAACCCCGAAATCACTTTCGATGAATCTGGCGTTTACAACGTCGAACTGACCGTAACCGATCCTTCCGGAGCAGAAGCCGTGGCCTCGGTCCCGGTGATCGTGGGCAATGCACGACCGAGCGTCACTTTTCTGGCCCCGCAAGATGGAGACTTCTTCGACTCGCTGGCCGCGATTGGCTATCGGTTGAAAGTCAACGACATCGAAGACGGCACCTCTGACTTCGAAGAAGCCGACCAGACCGGCGCCTTGGAAATCGACCTGGAAGCACCACGCCGAACTGCGGTCAACATGACCTTAGGTACCGGCAGCATTCCTCGTGGCCCCGGAGGCGAAGTTACCGACAACGATCCGATTGGTTTACGGCTGATGAAGAAAAGCGACTGCTTCAACTGTCACGCAGTCGATGGGCTGCGGGTGGGGCCGCCGCTGGTGAAGATCGCTGAAAAGTACCGTGGCAACGACCAGGCCTTGGAAGCCTCGGTCAAACGCGTCCGCGAAGGCTCGGCCGGCGTGTGGGGCAAAGTCCCCATGCTACCGCACTCGCAACATTCCACCGAAGAAATTCGGGACATGGTCGCATGGGTGTTCTCACTGGAAAAAGACAACGCGGTGCGTGTCTTCGATGGCTTTGTAGGCAACATCGAACTCACCGACGCGGAAGTCGAGAAAGCAGGCTACGTCCAGCTCGAGGCCAGTTATCAAGACCTGGGTGCCGGAGAGATCCCACCACTAGTCGGCACAGCGAAAGTCTTTCTTCGCCAGCGTAAAATCGAAGCCGAAGCAGCGGACGAGATCGCCGGACCACGCCCTCTCGGTGGCCACACGGCTTCCGGCGGCAAGTTTCTCGGGGCGATCAATCACAACCACTTTGCCCGTTTCGATCAGATCCCTCTCGATCGCGTCGGCAGTCTGACGTTTCGCGTTACTTCCGCAGGCTCCGGCGGCCGCATCGAAGCACGCTTGGATGCCCTCGATGGCCCAGTCATTGCATCGGCCCCGGTGGAAGTGAATGGCAGCTGGGATGGGTTTCATGATGTTTCATCCCCGATCGAACCCCAATCTGGCCGACACGATATCTACATCGTGTTTCTCAACGAAGATCAGCAAGGCGGCCTAATGAATCTTGATAGTGTGACGTTTGCGCCGAACACGCAATAA
- a CDS encoding DUF1559 family PulG-like putative transporter, whose product MHTSPLMNLRRPKAFTLVELLVVIAIIGVLIALLLPAVQQAREAARRMQCSNNLKQLGLALHTFHDTYGALPCGQVDDDNDSFGWGFLILPQLEQNNLYEQVLAVTSGSSRPVIVLQSGRHTLPNPPCTSGENIDGCGAWSRNRPGSGDPNADVATILRQKSAIVDAYLCPSDVLQVQDDEGNPKTNYIGNMGWAFSDYGCARYSASNQNGILRFDNQNNTTFMTKFAEITDGLSNTVCIGEVSITNNVTLSKTDSGRYPIYSGGNGGGCNGRDIAANLRLMDTDFYINRRDATDESDMSFGSQHPGGAQFLFTDGSVHFIPETVQMSVYRAIGSRNDGVAFELP is encoded by the coding sequence ATGCACACGTCTCCACTCATGAATCTGCGTCGACCGAAAGCCTTTACGCTTGTCGAACTGCTGGTGGTCATCGCAATTATTGGTGTTTTGATTGCCCTTTTGTTACCCGCGGTTCAGCAAGCACGTGAAGCCGCACGCCGTATGCAGTGCAGCAACAATCTCAAGCAGCTCGGCCTGGCGTTGCATACTTTTCACGATACCTATGGTGCACTGCCGTGTGGTCAGGTCGACGACGACAACGACAGTTTCGGCTGGGGGTTCCTGATTCTTCCGCAGTTGGAACAAAACAATCTATATGAGCAAGTCCTGGCCGTAACGTCCGGCAGCAGTCGCCCTGTGATCGTTTTGCAAAGTGGAAGACACACCCTGCCAAATCCACCGTGCACCAGTGGCGAGAACATCGATGGCTGCGGCGCCTGGTCTCGCAATCGCCCAGGAAGCGGTGACCCTAATGCTGATGTCGCGACAATCTTGCGCCAGAAAAGTGCCATTGTAGATGCATACCTGTGCCCTTCGGATGTATTACAAGTTCAGGATGATGAAGGAAACCCGAAGACCAACTACATCGGGAACATGGGCTGGGCATTCTCGGATTACGGATGTGCTCGCTACAGTGCCAGCAATCAGAACGGCATCCTACGATTTGACAACCAAAATAATACCACGTTCATGACGAAATTCGCAGAAATCACGGACGGCTTGAGTAACACCGTCTGTATCGGTGAAGTCTCGATCACGAATAACGTCACGCTCTCGAAAACCGACAGCGGACGATATCCAATTTACTCCGGCGGCAACGGAGGTGGATGTAACGGACGCGATATTGCTGCCAACCTGCGTTTGATGGATACCGACTTCTATATCAATCGACGCGATGCCACAGATGAATCGGACATGAGCTTTGGGAGCCAACACCCAGGCGGTGCGCAGTTCCTGTTCACCGATGGCTCGGTCCATTTCATTCCGGAAACCGTCCAGATGAGCGTTTACCGTGCGATAGGATCCCGCAACGACGGCGTTGCGTTCGAGCTTCCCTAG
- the rph gene encoding ribonuclease PH, with protein MPRHDGRSASQLRPLKVKRKYTKNAPGSVLIQAGTTTVLCTASVESSVPPWLKGSEKGWVTAEYNMLPGSTPTRKSRRVDGRTTEIQRLIGRSLRAVVDLEALGEQMITVDCDVLDADGGTRTASITGAFIALVDAVSTIDLPDAKRSVFKDSLAAISVGIVNGAPVLDLDYVEDFAATVDMNVVMTGSGKFIEIQGTGEEATFSDDELAKLLKLAKGGIKDLTEMQQKALGRKWPIGK; from the coding sequence ATGCCCCGTCACGATGGTCGTTCCGCGTCTCAGCTTCGTCCTTTGAAGGTAAAGCGAAAGTACACCAAGAACGCTCCAGGTAGCGTGCTCATTCAAGCCGGTACCACCACGGTCCTATGCACGGCCAGCGTCGAATCATCGGTCCCGCCGTGGCTCAAAGGGAGCGAAAAGGGGTGGGTTACTGCCGAGTACAACATGCTTCCCGGCAGCACGCCTACGCGTAAGTCGCGAAGGGTCGACGGACGTACGACGGAAATTCAGCGGCTGATCGGTCGAAGCCTACGGGCGGTCGTCGATTTGGAAGCTTTGGGCGAACAGATGATTACCGTCGACTGCGACGTCTTAGACGCCGACGGTGGTACGCGTACGGCCAGCATCACCGGAGCGTTCATCGCCCTGGTCGACGCCGTCAGCACGATTGATCTGCCAGATGCCAAGCGATCGGTCTTCAAAGACAGCCTGGCCGCGATTAGCGTGGGCATCGTGAATGGTGCGCCGGTACTCGACCTGGATTACGTCGAAGACTTCGCCGCGACGGTCGACATGAACGTTGTCATGACCGGCAGTGGGAAGTTCATCGAAATCCAAGGCACTGGTGAGGAAGCCACCTTCAGCGATGACGAACTGGCAAAGCTATTAAAGCTGGCCAAAGGAGGCATCAAGGATCTGACCGAGATGCAACAAAAAGCCCTCGGTCGAAAATGGCCTATTGGTAAATAG
- the argF gene encoding ornithine carbamoyltransferase produces MRHFLSLFDVSDDELKRIFELGHQLKSRLKSGVREPILQGKVVGLLFEKPSLRTRVSFEAGMAQLGGSSLFLGEDVGWGKREAPQDFSRVIGQYLDVIVCRAKSHDKVETLAKYADTIIINGLTDLCHPCQALADLMTIEEEFGKLEGQKLVFVGDGNNVSRSLALACAKMNMDFTLAAPKGYEIEQEFIDRILKVSPNVKIEQMSDPIAAVEGACAVYTDVWASMGQETEQAKREKDFADFQVNQKLMDAAGKDAIFLHCLPAKRGQEVTDEVMDCPTSRIVQQAGNRMHAQKGLLVWLLTEAVDKIHVD; encoded by the coding sequence ATGCGACATTTCTTGAGCCTCTTTGACGTTTCCGACGACGAACTAAAGCGAATCTTCGAGCTGGGGCATCAGCTGAAATCACGTTTGAAGTCAGGCGTCCGCGAGCCCATTCTGCAGGGCAAAGTGGTAGGGCTCTTGTTCGAGAAGCCTTCACTACGAACCCGTGTCAGCTTTGAAGCCGGCATGGCTCAGCTGGGCGGCAGCAGCTTGTTCCTTGGCGAAGATGTTGGCTGGGGCAAGCGAGAAGCTCCTCAAGATTTCAGCCGCGTGATCGGCCAATACCTGGACGTGATCGTCTGTCGAGCCAAGTCGCACGACAAGGTCGAAACGCTGGCCAAGTATGCCGATACGATTATCATCAACGGCCTGACCGACCTGTGCCATCCGTGTCAGGCGTTGGCTGACCTGATGACCATTGAAGAAGAGTTCGGCAAGCTGGAAGGCCAGAAGTTGGTCTTCGTCGGCGATGGCAATAACGTTTCGCGCAGCCTGGCTCTAGCGTGTGCCAAGATGAACATGGACTTCACGCTGGCGGCCCCTAAAGGTTACGAGATCGAACAGGAGTTTATCGATCGTATCTTGAAGGTTTCCCCCAATGTGAAGATCGAACAGATGTCCGATCCGATTGCCGCAGTGGAAGGGGCCTGTGCCGTCTATACCGACGTGTGGGCCAGCATGGGGCAAGAGACCGAACAGGCCAAACGCGAGAAAGATTTCGCCGACTTTCAGGTCAACCAGAAGCTGATGGATGCCGCCGGAAAGGACGCGATCTTCCTGCACTGCTTGCCTGCCAAGCGGGGGCAGGAAGTCACCGACGAAGTGATGGACTGCCCGACCAGTCGCATCGTCCAGCAAGCCGGTAACCGCATGCACGCCCAAAAGGGGCTGCTGGTCTGGCTCCTTACCGAAGCCGTCGACAAGATCCACGTCGACTAA